Proteins from one Pseudomonas sp. KBS0710 genomic window:
- a CDS encoding SCP2 sterol-binding domain-containing protein, translating into MTDVAKAVEAMKAKFNPAAADGLDLVFGFRIDDTQNFSLVVKNNTCELLEGENPDAQVTLVMDAETMKGIVSGETDGMQAFMGGKLRTEGDMMLAMKLSELFPS; encoded by the coding sequence ATGACTGACGTAGCCAAAGCTGTAGAAGCAATGAAAGCCAAATTCAACCCAGCCGCCGCCGACGGCCTGGACCTGGTGTTCGGTTTCCGTATCGACGACACCCAGAACTTCTCGCTGGTGGTGAAAAACAACACCTGCGAACTGCTGGAAGGCGAAAACCCTGACGCCCAAGTCACTCTGGTGATGGACGCCGAAACCATGAAAGGCATCGTCAGCGGCGAGACCGACGGCATGCAGGCCTTCATGGGCGGCAAGCTGCGCACCGAAGGCGACATGATGCTGGCCATGAAACTGAGCGAGCTGTTCCCGTCCTGA
- a CDS encoding LysR family transcriptional regulator, translated as MEIRHFRYFLAVARQRNFTRAAEQLGIAPPTLSRQIQDMEATLGTRLFIRQQREVSLTEAGAALLIEAEATVRQFEFAQRNAQRAGRGEIGHIELGYVASAVYSGLLQKQMQAFGQAFPDVSVNVRECAMATLPSAVADGRYDIGYIRSPMTLPDSVEAVRLDSEGFVLALPQDSWLLGLKVIGCEHLQNETFILPEQISGTLHVAAQGGFAPSLGPQPGGLVAVVALVSLGQGVAVVPASMVGHVNLPGVVYRTIHQGANEASSWLSLIHRRFEKAPAVARYIQQVKQSAAAARNRPGA; from the coding sequence ATGGAAATCCGCCATTTCCGCTACTTTCTCGCCGTCGCCCGGCAGCGCAATTTCACCCGCGCCGCTGAGCAACTGGGCATCGCGCCGCCGACCTTGAGCCGACAGATCCAGGACATGGAAGCCACCCTGGGCACGCGCCTGTTTATCCGTCAGCAACGTGAGGTCAGTCTCACCGAAGCCGGCGCCGCGTTGCTGATCGAAGCCGAAGCCACCGTGCGCCAGTTCGAGTTCGCCCAACGCAACGCCCAGCGCGCCGGGCGCGGGGAAATCGGGCATATCGAATTGGGCTATGTGGCGTCGGCGGTGTATTCGGGGTTGCTGCAAAAACAGATGCAGGCGTTCGGCCAGGCGTTTCCCGATGTGAGCGTGAATGTGCGCGAATGCGCAATGGCGACGTTACCCAGTGCGGTAGCCGACGGGCGTTATGACATTGGCTATATCCGCTCGCCCATGACCTTGCCTGACAGTGTGGAGGCGGTGCGCCTGGACAGCGAAGGCTTTGTGTTGGCGCTGCCTCAGGACTCCTGGCTGCTGGGTCTTAAGGTCATCGGCTGCGAACACCTGCAAAACGAGACGTTTATATTGCCCGAACAAATCAGCGGCACTTTGCATGTTGCGGCACAGGGTGGTTTCGCACCGAGCCTGGGGCCGCAGCCGGGCGGCCTGGTCGCGGTGGTGGCGTTGGTGTCGTTAGGGCAGGGCGTGGCGGTGGTGCCGGCGTCGATGGTCGGGCACGTGAATTTGCCAGGCGTGGTGTACCGCACGATCCATCAGGGCGCGAATGAGGCCTCTTCGTGGCTGTCGCTGATTCACCGGCGCTTTGAAAAAGCGCCGGCGGTTGCACGGTATATCCAGCAGGTCAAGCAGTCAGCCGCGGCTGCACGGAATCGGCCAGGCGCGTAA
- a CDS encoding MFS transporter, with translation MSQVSPRLTLLTASGVCSLIVLDTNIVAVTLPSIARDLGANFADIEWVVSAYMLAFAALLLPAGSIADRFGRKRSLIWGLSIFILASLGCGAAPNALLLDLARAVKGVGAALLLTSALASIGHTFHDEIERAKAWAFWGACMGVAMTAAPTLGGVITQYLGWRWIFYLNLPVGLGLMALVLRAIPESRDTQSARLDPWGSLAFSASLLCLIWGLIEANRIGWDSPLTYARLIGGAVLLGVFILVERLQQRPMVDLQLFRHPRFIGALLGMFAYAGCAQVMMTLLPFYLQNGLGFSAIASGLGMLPFALTMLICPRIGARLAGRFAPATMMATGLTLVGCGNLLSAWAVNVGGYLPFALAIAVTGAGAGLLNGDTQKNIMACVPRDRAGMASGMSTTMRFSAIMLAIGVYGALLTSHSEQLLSTSIDPQWQAQVAGIASRVVAGDMPAAMGLLPEPARVLVQPLARQAFVGGFSGVLWAAGLLGLLGALVVGTLMRKPIPALAQN, from the coding sequence ATGAGCCAGGTCAGCCCGCGCCTCACCCTGCTGACCGCCTCGGGTGTCTGCTCGCTGATTGTGCTCGACACCAATATCGTCGCCGTCACCCTGCCGAGTATCGCGCGCGACCTGGGTGCGAATTTCGCCGATATCGAGTGGGTGGTCAGCGCCTATATGCTGGCGTTCGCCGCCCTGTTACTGCCCGCCGGCAGCATCGCCGACCGCTTTGGTCGCAAGCGATCGCTGATCTGGGGCTTGAGCATTTTCATCCTCGCCTCGCTGGGCTGTGGCGCTGCACCGAATGCGTTGTTGCTGGACCTTGCCCGCGCCGTCAAAGGCGTCGGCGCAGCCTTGCTGCTGACCTCTGCCCTGGCGTCCATCGGCCACACCTTTCACGATGAAATCGAGCGTGCCAAAGCCTGGGCATTCTGGGGCGCGTGCATGGGCGTGGCGATGACCGCCGCGCCCACCCTGGGCGGCGTGATCACCCAGTACCTGGGCTGGCGCTGGATCTTCTACCTCAACCTGCCCGTGGGCCTGGGGTTGATGGCGCTGGTGCTGCGGGCGATCCCCGAATCGCGCGACACTCAATCTGCGCGCCTGGACCCCTGGGGCAGCCTGGCCTTCAGTGCCAGCTTGCTGTGCCTGATCTGGGGCTTGATCGAGGCCAATCGCATCGGCTGGGACAGCCCGCTGACCTACGCACGCCTGATCGGCGGCGCAGTGTTGCTGGGGGTGTTTATACTGGTCGAACGTCTGCAACAACGGCCCATGGTCGACTTGCAACTGTTCCGGCACCCGCGTTTTATCGGCGCGCTGCTGGGAATGTTTGCCTACGCCGGCTGTGCCCAGGTGATGATGACGTTACTGCCGTTTTACCTGCAGAACGGCCTGGGTTTTTCTGCCATAGCGTCGGGCCTGGGCATGTTGCCGTTTGCCTTGACCATGCTGATTTGCCCACGCATTGGTGCACGACTGGCCGGGCGTTTTGCGCCTGCAACGATGATGGCAACCGGCTTGACCCTGGTGGGCTGCGGCAACCTGTTAAGCGCCTGGGCGGTGAATGTGGGCGGTTATCTGCCCTTCGCGCTGGCGATTGCCGTGACCGGCGCCGGTGCGGGCCTGCTCAATGGCGACACGCAGAAAAACATCATGGCCTGCGTGCCACGTGACCGTGCGGGCATGGCGTCGGGCATGAGCACCACCATGCGTTTCAGCGCGATTATGTTGGCCATTGGCGTGTATGGGGCGTTGCTCACCAGCCATAGCGAGCAGTTGCTGAGCACGAGTATCGACCCGCAATGGCAGGCCCAGGTGGCGGGGATTGCGTCGCGAGTAGTGGCCGGGGATATGCCGGCGGCGATGGGCTTGCTGCCGGAACCGGCGCGAGTGCTGGTGCAACCGTTGGCGCGGCAGGCGTTTGTGGGTGGGTTCAGCGGGGTGTTGTGGGCGGCGGGGTTGTTGGGGTTACTGGGGGCATTGGTGGTGGGGACGCTGATGCGAAAGCCGATTCCCGCCCTGGCGCAAAACTAA
- the dhaL gene encoding dihydroxyacetone kinase subunit DhaL, with protein MSQHFSTRDGSAIVADLVSVIVANREYLSEIDGAIGDGDHGINMAKGFAHCGRSLEGRQLTLAEALDELTLSLMEGIGGSMGPLYGSLFIGMADEVRSSENIDAATFAHLLRGGLTSLQDITEAGVGDKCLMDTLIPAVEAFERAQASGASFSDALEAMKTAASQGRDSTKDLIAKIGRASRLGERSLGVLDAGAVSCCLILTRLADSVQPRLTA; from the coding sequence ATGAGCCAGCATTTTTCCACCCGCGACGGCAGCGCCATTGTCGCTGACCTGGTCAGCGTGATCGTGGCCAACCGCGAGTACCTCAGTGAAATTGACGGCGCCATTGGCGACGGCGACCACGGCATCAATATGGCCAAGGGCTTTGCCCATTGCGGGCGCAGCCTCGAAGGTCGCCAGTTGACCCTGGCCGAAGCCCTGGATGAACTGACCCTGAGCCTGATGGAAGGCATCGGCGGCTCCATGGGGCCGCTGTATGGCAGCCTGTTTATCGGCATGGCCGATGAGGTGCGCAGCAGCGAGAACATCGACGCGGCAACCTTTGCCCACCTGCTGCGCGGCGGCCTGACCTCGTTGCAAGACATCACCGAAGCGGGCGTGGGCGACAAGTGCCTGATGGACACGCTGATCCCGGCGGTTGAAGCCTTTGAGCGTGCGCAGGCCAGTGGCGCGTCCTTTAGTGATGCGCTGGAGGCGATGAAAACTGCGGCGTCACAGGGGCGTGATTCGACCAAAGACCTGATCGCCAAAATCGGTCGCGCCAGCCGCCTGGGCGAGCGCTCGCTGGGGGTACTGGATGCGGGGGCGGTGTCGTGCTGCCTGATTCTTACGCGCCTGGCCGATTCCGTGCAGCCGCGGCTGACTGCTTGA
- a CDS encoding glucosidase — protein MTATPATNILATIEGQRLAALDAEGWREWGPYLSERQWGTVREDYSADGDAWAYFPHEHARSRAYRWGEDGLAGFSDKAQRWCLGLALWNERDSILKERLFGLNNAEGNHGEDVKELYFFVDGVPSHAYMRMLYKYPHAPFPYADLIAENARRGLEDAEYEVLDTGVFEDNRYCDVTVEYAKHQPDDIFMRVTVHNRADQPTRVQVLPQLWARNDWSWTFDAPKPQLRLDGERVLARHHELSDRHLSAWGQDGLEWLFCENESNFPKLDGQPAPGPFKDGINDYVVGGADSAIRRDVGTKVAARFILELAGQESKTLYLRFAPVDAPEVNARKLFELRRQEADDFYAALQQGIADDDARNVQRQALAGLLWSKQLYYFDVNQWLDGDPAQPAPPPERLHIRNTHWRHLSNFDILSMPDTWEYPWYASWDQGFQAVAMALIDPGYAKQQLLLLVKDRFMHPNGQLPAYEWRFDDANPPVHAWASWRVYQQEKALTGVGDMDFLERIFHKLLLNFSWWVNRKDAEGRNLFQGGFLGLDNIALFDRSATLPPGYQLDQADGTAWVAAYALDLMRIGLELAKRNVVYVDIAVKFFEHFLYIAGAINRVDDSAEGLWDEQDQFFYDVLHRPDGQNEPVRLRSIVGLMPLFAVLVLEQREHEGLQGLRERLLGFMKHRPDLAKLVSRWNEPGQGNRLLLALLRGERTKDLLRRMLDDQEFLSTFGVRSLSKAFAEQPLALKMNGDTLCARYQPGESDSRLYGGNSNWRGPLWMPVNYMLIESLREFHRYYADNFSVEYPTGSGYLASLEEVADSLSQRLTRLFLRDENGLRPSMAGYAQLEADPASRDLVLFHEYFHGETGRGLGASHQTGWSALVALLLQPKI, from the coding sequence ATGACGGCCACGCCCGCAACCAACATCCTTGCAACTATTGAAGGCCAGCGCCTGGCCGCCCTAGACGCCGAGGGTTGGCGCGAGTGGGGCCCGTATTTAAGTGAGCGCCAATGGGGCACGGTGCGCGAAGACTACAGCGCCGACGGCGATGCCTGGGCCTACTTCCCCCACGAACACGCCCGCAGCCGCGCCTACCGTTGGGGCGAGGACGGCCTGGCGGGTTTCAGTGACAAGGCGCAACGCTGGTGCCTGGGCCTGGCGCTGTGGAACGAGCGTGACAGTATCCTCAAGGAGCGCCTGTTCGGCCTCAATAACGCCGAGGGCAACCACGGAGAAGACGTCAAGGAGCTGTACTTTTTTGTCGACGGCGTGCCCAGCCATGCCTATATGCGCATGCTCTACAAATACCCGCACGCGCCTTTTCCCTATGCCGACCTGATCGCCGAAAACGCCCGCCGTGGGCTTGAGGATGCCGAGTACGAAGTGCTCGACACCGGCGTATTCGAAGACAACCGCTACTGTGATGTAACGGTCGAATACGCCAAGCATCAGCCCGACGATATTTTCATGCGCGTCACTGTGCACAACCGCGCGGACCAGCCGACGCGTGTGCAGGTGCTGCCCCAACTGTGGGCGCGTAATGACTGGAGCTGGACCTTTGACGCGCCCAAGCCGCAGTTGCGCCTGGACGGTGAGCGGGTGCTGGCCCGGCACCATGAGCTGTCCGACCGCCATCTCAGTGCCTGGGGCCAGGACGGCCTGGAGTGGCTGTTCTGCGAAAACGAAAGCAACTTCCCCAAGCTCGATGGGCAACCGGCGCCGGGGCCGTTCAAGGATGGCATCAACGACTATGTGGTGGGTGGCGCAGACTCGGCAATCCGCCGGGACGTGGGCACCAAGGTGGCCGCGCGTTTTATCCTCGAACTGGCGGGCCAGGAGAGCAAAACCCTCTACCTGCGCTTTGCGCCGGTGGACGCGCCAGAGGTCAATGCACGCAAACTGTTCGAACTGCGCCGCCAAGAGGCCGACGACTTCTACGCCGCCCTGCAGCAAGGCATTGCCGATGATGACGCGCGCAATGTGCAGCGTCAGGCCCTGGCCGGGCTGCTGTGGTCCAAGCAGCTCTACTACTTTGATGTAAACCAGTGGCTCGACGGCGACCCGGCACAACCCGCACCGCCGCCCGAGCGCTTGCACATCCGTAATACCCATTGGCGGCACTTGTCCAACTTCGACATTTTGTCCATGCCCGACACCTGGGAGTACCCGTGGTACGCCTCCTGGGACCAGGGCTTCCAGGCCGTGGCGATGGCGCTAATTGATCCGGGGTATGCCAAGCAACAGTTGTTGTTGCTGGTCAAAGACCGCTTTATGCACCCCAATGGCCAACTGCCGGCGTATGAATGGCGTTTCGACGACGCCAACCCGCCGGTACACGCCTGGGCCAGTTGGCGCGTGTATCAGCAGGAAAAGGCGTTGACCGGCGTGGGCGACATGGATTTCCTCGAGCGGATCTTCCACAAGCTGCTGCTGAATTTTTCCTGGTGGGTCAACCGCAAGGACGCCGAGGGCCGCAACCTGTTCCAGGGCGGCTTCCTGGGCCTGGACAACATCGCCTTGTTCGACCGCTCCGCCACTTTGCCGCCCGGCTACCAGCTGGATCAGGCCGACGGCACTGCGTGGGTCGCGGCCTATGCCCTGGATTTGATGCGCATCGGCCTGGAACTGGCCAAGCGCAATGTTGTGTACGTGGATATCGCGGTGAAGTTTTTCGAGCACTTCCTCTACATCGCCGGCGCGATCAACCGTGTTGACGACAGCGCCGAAGGCTTGTGGGATGAGCAGGACCAGTTCTTCTACGATGTGTTGCACCGCCCGGACGGCCAGAACGAGCCGGTGCGCCTGCGCTCCATCGTCGGCCTGATGCCGTTGTTTGCTGTGTTGGTGCTGGAGCAACGCGAGCACGAAGGGCTGCAAGGCTTGCGTGAGCGACTGCTGGGTTTCATGAAGCACCGGCCGGATTTGGCCAAGCTGGTGTCGCGCTGGAACGAACCGGGGCAGGGCAACCGCCTGTTGCTCGCCTTGCTACGGGGCGAGCGCACCAAGGACCTGCTGCGGCGCATGCTCGATGATCAGGAGTTTTTGTCGACGTTTGGCGTGCGCTCGTTATCCAAGGCTTTCGCCGAGCAGCCACTGGCCCTGAAGATGAACGGCGACACCCTGTGTGCGCGCTACCAGCCCGGCGAGTCCGACTCACGTTTGTACGGCGGCAACTCCAATTGGCGCGGGCCGCTGTGGATGCCGGTGAACTACATGCTGATCGAATCGTTGCGCGAGTTTCACCGCTACTACGCGGACAATTTCTCGGTTGAGTACCCGACGGGCAGTGGTTATCTGGCGTCCCTTGAAGAAGTGGCCGACAGCCTCAGCCAACGTCTCACGCGCTTGTTTTTACGTGATGAAAATGGCCTGCGCCCATCAATGGCAGGCTATGCGCAATTGGAAGCAGACCCGGCCAGTCGCGATCTGGTGTTGTTCCATGAGTATTTCCACGGCGAAACCGGGCGCGGGCTGGGGGCATCGCATCAGACAGGGTGGAGTGCGTTGGTGGCGTTGCTATTGCAGCCGAAAATCTAA
- the sohB gene encoding protease SohB, with protein sequence MDFLAEYASFLAKTVTLVVAILVVLISFAALRSKGRRKSAGQLQVSKLNDFYKGLRERLESSLLDKDQLKALRKSESKTEKKNSKKKPEAKPRVFVLDFDGDIKASATESLRHEITALLSLATPKDEVVLRLESGGGMVHSYGLASSQLARIRQAGVPLTVCIDKVAASGGYMMACIGEKIISAPFAILGSIGVVAQLPNVNRLLKKHDIDFEVLTAGEYKRTLTVFGENTEKGREKFQEDLDITHQLFKNFVSRYRPQLAIDDVATGEVWLGVAALDKQLVDELQTSDEYLATKAKTADVFHLHYAERKSLQERVGLAASGSVDRVLLTWWSRLTQQRFW encoded by the coding sequence ATGGATTTTTTGGCTGAATACGCGAGCTTTCTAGCGAAGACCGTCACCCTGGTGGTCGCTATTCTGGTGGTACTGATCAGTTTCGCCGCGCTGCGCAGCAAGGGGCGGCGCAAATCCGCCGGCCAATTGCAGGTCAGCAAGCTCAATGACTTCTACAAAGGCCTGCGTGAGCGCCTCGAATCGAGCCTGCTCGACAAGGACCAGCTCAAGGCCCTGCGCAAATCCGAGAGCAAAACCGAAAAGAAGAACAGCAAAAAGAAACCCGAGGCCAAGCCACGGGTATTTGTGCTGGATTTTGACGGCGACATCAAGGCCTCGGCCACCGAGAGCCTGCGCCATGAAATCACCGCGCTGCTGAGCCTGGCCACGCCCAAGGATGAAGTGGTGCTGCGCCTGGAAAGCGGCGGCGGCATGGTGCACAGCTATGGCCTGGCCTCATCGCAGCTGGCGCGTATCCGTCAGGCCGGCGTGCCGTTGACCGTGTGCATCGACAAAGTTGCGGCCAGCGGCGGCTACATGATGGCGTGCATCGGCGAGAAGATTATCAGCGCACCGTTTGCCATCCTCGGCTCCATCGGCGTGGTGGCGCAGTTGCCCAACGTCAACCGCCTGCTGAAAAAGCACGACATCGACTTTGAAGTGCTGACCGCCGGTGAGTACAAACGCACCCTCACCGTGTTTGGCGAAAACACCGAGAAGGGCCGGGAGAAGTTCCAGGAAGACCTGGACATCACCCATCAGTTGTTCAAGAACTTCGTCTCGCGCTATCGCCCGCAGCTGGCAATCGATGATGTCGCGACCGGAGAAGTGTGGCTGGGTGTTGCAGCGCTCGACAAACAGTTGGTCGATGAACTGCAAACCAGCGACGAATACCTGGCCACCAAGGCCAAGACCGCCGACGTGTTCCACCTGCACTACGCCGAGCGTAAAAGCCTGCAGGAACGCGTGGGCCTGGCGGCCAGCGGTTCGGTGGACCGCGTGTTGCTGACCTGGTGGAGCCGGTTGACCCAGCAGCGGTTCTGGTAA
- a CDS encoding histidine phosphatase family protein, with product MGSIYLIRHGQASFGADDYDVLSPVGVEQAQVLGRHLADLGLTFDRCLSGDLRRQQHTATAAFDQYRTLGLPAPTLEIDPAFNEFDGEAIIRALLPDLLTTEPHAVDILRNAAQNRSEFQRIFALIIERWLAGTYDPPGLESWLGFVERVQGGLQRILEAAENTDKIAVFTSGGTITALLHLITRMPAAQAFELNWQIVNTSLNQLKFRGREVALASFNSHTHLQLLKAPQLITFR from the coding sequence GTGGGCAGCATCTATCTGATTCGACATGGCCAGGCCTCCTTCGGTGCAGACGACTATGACGTCCTGTCGCCCGTCGGCGTGGAGCAAGCGCAAGTCCTCGGTCGCCACCTGGCCGACCTGGGCCTCACGTTTGACCGCTGCCTGTCTGGCGACCTGCGTCGCCAGCAACACACCGCCACCGCCGCATTCGATCAATACCGCACCCTCGGCCTGCCAGCCCCAACGCTGGAAATCGACCCGGCCTTCAACGAGTTCGACGGCGAAGCGATCATCCGCGCCCTGCTCCCCGACCTGCTGACCACCGAGCCCCACGCCGTGGATATCCTGCGCAACGCTGCGCAAAACCGCAGCGAGTTCCAGCGCATTTTCGCCCTGATCATCGAACGCTGGCTGGCCGGCACTTACGATCCGCCCGGGCTGGAAAGCTGGCTGGGTTTCGTGGAGCGTGTGCAGGGTGGCCTGCAACGCATCCTGGAAGCCGCCGAAAACACCGACAAGATCGCCGTGTTTACTTCCGGCGGCACCATTACCGCACTGCTCCACCTGATTACCCGAATGCCTGCCGCGCAGGCCTTCGAACTGAACTGGCAAATTGTTAACACCTCGCTCAACCAGCTTAAATTCCGTGGTCGCGAGGTGGCACTGGCTTCCTTCAACAGTCATACCCACTTGCAACTGTTGAAGGCGCCGCAGCTCATCACGTTCCGGTGA
- a CDS encoding dihydroxyacetone kinase subunit DhaK: MNRVINDPDHVVEDMLRGILVAHPELRQYETNPRVITKAKPSAAGRVGIVTGGGSGHEPAFLGYVGPGLVDAVAVGEIFSSPTAKSFFDAFRAADHGAGVACLYGNYAGDNMNVKLAMKMAASKDMRIRTVVANDDVASAPKADIAKRRGVAGEIFMWKIGGAAAAQHYDLDGVIRVAQKTVDNCRSIGIGLTPCTIAAVGKPNFQIPDGQMELGIGHHGEPGIEVIAIEPAAAMAERMLAPILADRDFSQDDSVVVLVSGLGATPVMELYVFYAEVESQLKAKGLKIHRCYVGNYFTSLEMMGVTLTLLGLDAELKTLIDQPCRSIGMTQAE; the protein is encoded by the coding sequence ATGAATCGAGTGATCAACGATCCGGACCACGTGGTCGAGGACATGCTGCGCGGCATCCTGGTCGCGCACCCCGAGCTGCGCCAATACGAAACCAACCCAAGGGTCATCACCAAGGCCAAGCCATCGGCAGCCGGCCGCGTCGGCATTGTCACCGGCGGCGGCTCCGGCCATGAACCGGCCTTTCTCGGCTACGTCGGCCCGGGCCTGGTGGACGCCGTGGCCGTCGGCGAGATTTTCTCCTCGCCCACCGCCAAGAGCTTTTTCGACGCCTTCCGCGCCGCCGACCATGGTGCGGGCGTGGCCTGCCTGTACGGCAACTACGCCGGTGACAACATGAACGTGAAGCTGGCTATGAAAATGGCCGCCAGCAAAGACATGCGCATCCGCACCGTGGTCGCCAATGACGACGTGGCTTCCGCGCCCAAGGCCGATATTGCCAAGCGCCGTGGCGTGGCCGGCGAAATATTCATGTGGAAGATCGGCGGCGCTGCGGCCGCCCAGCATTACGATCTGGATGGCGTGATTCGCGTCGCACAGAAAACCGTGGATAACTGCCGCTCCATCGGCATCGGCCTCACGCCCTGCACCATCGCCGCTGTGGGCAAGCCGAACTTCCAGATTCCCGACGGCCAGATGGAACTGGGCATCGGCCATCACGGCGAACCGGGCATTGAAGTGATCGCCATTGAACCGGCTGCCGCCATGGCCGAGCGCATGCTCGCGCCGATCCTGGCCGACCGCGATTTCAGCCAGGATGACAGTGTGGTGGTGCTGGTCTCGGGCCTGGGGGCCACGCCGGTCATGGAGTTGTATGTGTTCTACGCCGAGGTCGAAAGCCAACTCAAGGCCAAGGGCTTGAAGATTCACCGTTGCTACGTCGGCAACTACTTCACCTCCCTGGAAATGATGGGCGTGACCCTGACCCTGCTCGGCCTAGACGCTGAGCTAAAAACCCTGATCGACCAACCCTGCCGTTCCATCGGCATGACCCAGGCGGAGTGA
- a CDS encoding alcohol dehydrogenase catalytic domain-containing protein, protein MSTVTERTPEQLSPAIPKTMQAVVCHGPEDYRLETVDVPTPGPDEILTKVELCGICMGDIKTYRGAPSFWGDAEQPRYVKPPMIPGHEFVCRVVALGPGAEKRGVAVGDRVISEQIVPCWGCRFCNHGQYWMCQKHDLYGFQNNVQGAMAQYMIFTKEGIIHKVPESIAPDEAILIEPLACSLHAAERANVDHDDVVVVAGAGTLGLGIIGAVRLRNPKKLIVLDMKPERAALALRMGADEVWNPAAVDVMAKIREITDGYGCDIYIEATGHHKAVNQGLAMLRKLGRFVEFSVFNDEATVDWSIIGDRKELDILGSHLGPYMYPRAIDFIGNRKIDMRDVVTHKFALADFKEAFAVMERGDKSLKVVLEP, encoded by the coding sequence ATGTCCACCGTCACCGAACGCACACCTGAACAATTGTCCCCGGCCATCCCGAAAACCATGCAGGCCGTGGTCTGCCACGGGCCAGAAGACTATCGCCTGGAAACCGTAGATGTGCCCACACCCGGGCCGGACGAGATCCTCACCAAAGTCGAGCTGTGCGGCATCTGCATGGGTGACATCAAGACCTATCGCGGCGCGCCGTCGTTCTGGGGTGATGCCGAGCAACCGCGCTATGTGAAGCCGCCGATGATTCCCGGGCATGAGTTCGTCTGCCGTGTGGTCGCCCTCGGCCCAGGTGCAGAAAAACGCGGTGTGGCGGTCGGCGACCGAGTGATCTCCGAACAGATCGTGCCGTGCTGGGGCTGCCGTTTCTGCAACCACGGCCAGTACTGGATGTGCCAGAAGCACGACCTCTATGGCTTCCAGAACAATGTGCAGGGCGCCATGGCCCAGTACATGATCTTCACCAAGGAAGGCATCATCCACAAAGTGCCGGAATCCATCGCCCCGGATGAAGCCATTCTGATCGAGCCGCTGGCCTGCTCGCTGCACGCGGCCGAACGCGCGAATGTCGACCATGACGACGTAGTGGTGGTCGCCGGCGCCGGTACTTTGGGCCTGGGCATTATCGGTGCGGTACGCCTGCGCAACCCGAAAAAACTCATCGTGCTGGACATGAAACCCGAACGCGCCGCCCTCGCCCTGCGCATGGGTGCCGACGAGGTGTGGAACCCGGCCGCAGTCGACGTGATGGCCAAAATTCGCGAAATCACCGACGGTTATGGTTGCGACATTTATATCGAAGCCACCGGGCACCACAAGGCGGTGAACCAGGGCCTGGCGATGCTGCGCAAGCTGGGGCGTTTCGTCGAATTCAGCGTGTTTAATGACGAGGCCACGGTAGATTGGTCGATCATCGGCGACCGCAAGGAACTGGATATTTTGGGTTCACACCTGGGACCCTACATGTACCCGCGCGCCATCGATTTTATCGGCAACCGCAAGATCGACATGCGCGACGTGGTGACCCACAAGTTTGCGTTGGCGGACTTCAAGGAAGCATTTGCGGTGATGGAGCGTGGGGACAAGTCGCTCAAAGTAGTCCTCGAACCTTAA